CCGCCGAGCACGTACGAGGGGCGTACGAGGACGGGGTAGCCGATCTCGTCGGCGATGGCCTTGGCGCCGGCGAAGGTGGTCGCGGTGCCGTGCTTCGGCGCGGGGAGCCCGGCCTCGGCGAGGACGCGGCCGAAGGCGCCGCGGTCCTCGGCGGCGTGGATGGCCTCCGGGGAGGTGCCGACGACCGGCACGCCGTTGTCCTTGAGCGCCTGCGACAGACCCAGCGGGGTCTGGCCGCCGAGCTGGACGACGACACCGGCGACGGGGCCGGCGAGGGTCTCGGCGTGGACGATCTCCAGCACGTCCTCGAGCGTCAGCGGCTCGAAGTACAGGCGGTCGGAGGTGTCGTAGTCCGTCGAGACGGTCTCCGGGTTGCAGTTGACCATCACGGTCTCGTAGCCGGCGTCGCTCAGGGCGAAGGAGGCGTGGACGCAGGAGTAGTCGAACTCGATGCCCTGGCCGATGCGGTTCGGGCCGGAGCCCAGGATGATCACGGCGGGCTTCTCGCGCGGGGCGACCTCGCTCTCCTCGTCGTACGAGGAGTAGAAGTACGGGGTCTTGGCGGCGAACTCGGCGGCGCAGGTGTCGACCGTCTTGTAGACCGGGCGGACGCCGAGGGCGTGCCGGACCTCGCGGACGACGTCCTCGCGCAGGCCGCGGATCTCGGCGATCTGGACGTCGGAGAAGCCGTGGCGCTTGGCCTCGGCGAGGAGCTCGGGCTCCAGCTTCTCGGCGGCGGCCAGCTCGTCGGCGATCTCCTTGATCAGGAAGAGCTGGTCGACGAACCACGGGTCGATCTTCGTGGCGTCGAAGACCTCCTGCGGGGTGGCGCCGGCGCGGATGGCCTGCATGACGGTGTTGATGCGGCCGTCGGTCGGGCGGACCGCCTCGCGCAGCAGCTCCGCCTTGTCGCCGGGCTCGCCGACGAAGGTGAACTGCGAGCCCTTCTTCTCCAGGGAGCGCAGGGCCTTCTGGAGCGCCTCGGTGAAGTTGCGGCCGATGGCCATGGCCTCGCCGACCGACTTCATCGTGGTGGTGAGGGTGGAGTCGGCCTGCGGGAACTTCTCGAAGGCGAAGCGCGGGGCCTTGACGACGACGTAGTCGAGCGTGGGCTCGAAGGACGCCGGGGTCTTCTCCGTGATGTCGTTCGGGATCTCGTCGAGCGTGTAGCCGACGGCGAGACGGGCCGCGATCTTGGCGATCGGGAAGCCGGTCGCCTTGGAGGCGAGCGCCGAGGAGCGGGAGACGCGCGGGTTCATCTCGATGACGATGACCCGGCCGTCGTCGGGGTTGATCGCGAACTGGATGTTGCAGCCGCCGGTGTCGACGCCGACCTCGCGGATGATCGCGATGCCGATGTCGCGGAGGCGCTGGTACTCGCGGTCCGTGAGCGTCATCGCCGGGGCGACGGTGATCGAGTCACCGGTGTGGACGCCCATCGGGTCGAAGTTCTCGATGGAGCAGACGACCACGACGTTGTCGTGCTTGTCGCGCATGAGCTCCAGCTCGTACTCCTTCCAGCCGAGGATGGACTCCTCCAGGAGCACCTCGGTGGTCGGGGAGAGCGTGAGGCCCTGGCCGGCGATGCGGCGCAGCTCTTCCTCGTCGTGGGCGAAGCCGGAGCCGGCGCCGCCCATCGTGAAGGAGGGGCGGACGACGACGGGGTAGCCGCCGAGCGTCTCGACGCCCTTGAGGACGTCGTCCATGGAGTGGCAGATGACGGAGCGGGCGGACTCGCCGTATCCGATCTTGGCCTTGACGGCCTCGACGACGCCCTTGAAGAGGTCGCGGTCCTCGCCCTTGTTGATGGCCTCGACGTTGGCGCCGATGAGCTCGACGCCGTACTTCTCGAGGACACCCTGCTCGTGCATGGAGATCGCGGTGTTGAGCGCGGTCTGGCCACCGAGGGTGGGCAGGAGCGCGTCGGGGCGCTCCTTGGCGATGATCTTCTCGACGAACTCGGGGGTGATCGGCTCGACGTAGGTGGCGTCGGCGATCTCCGGGTCGGTCATGATCGTGGCCGGGTTGGAGTTGACCAGGATCACCCGCAGGCCCTCGGCCTTGAGGATGCGGCAGGCCTGGGTGCCGGAGTAGTCGAACTCGGCGGCCTGGCCGATGACGATCGGGCCGGAGCCGATGACCAGGACGGACTGGATATCGGTGCGCTTAGGCACGCTCGGCCTCCATCAGGGATACGAAGCGGTCGAAGAGGTACGCGGCGTCGTGCGGGCCCGCGGCCGCCTCGGGGTGGTACTGGACGGAGAAGGCCGGCTGGTCGAGCAGCTGGAGGCCTTCGACGACCTGGTCGTTCAGGCAGACGTGGGAGACCTCGGCACGCCCGTAGGGGGTGTCGGAGACCTTGTCGAGGGGCGCGTCGACGGCGAAGCCGTGGTTGTGCGCGGTGACCTCGACCTTGCCGGTGGTGCGGTCCTGCACGGGCTGGTTGATGCCCCGGTGGCCGTACTTCAGCTTGTAGGTGCCGAAGCCGAGCGCGCGGCCGAGGATCTGGTTGCCGAAGCAGATGCCGAAGAGCGGCGTCCTGCGCTCCAGCACGGCCTGCATGACGGCGACGGGGCCGTCCGCGGTGGCCGGGTCGCCGGGGCCGTTGGAGAAGAACACACCGTCGGGGTTGACGGCGTAGATGTCCTCGGCGGTGGCG
This is a stretch of genomic DNA from Streptomyces sp. R44. It encodes these proteins:
- the carB gene encoding carbamoyl-phosphate synthase large subunit, encoding MPKRTDIQSVLVIGSGPIVIGQAAEFDYSGTQACRILKAEGLRVILVNSNPATIMTDPEIADATYVEPITPEFVEKIIAKERPDALLPTLGGQTALNTAISMHEQGVLEKYGVELIGANVEAINKGEDRDLFKGVVEAVKAKIGYGESARSVICHSMDDVLKGVETLGGYPVVVRPSFTMGGAGSGFAHDEEELRRIAGQGLTLSPTTEVLLEESILGWKEYELELMRDKHDNVVVVCSIENFDPMGVHTGDSITVAPAMTLTDREYQRLRDIGIAIIREVGVDTGGCNIQFAINPDDGRVIVIEMNPRVSRSSALASKATGFPIAKIAARLAVGYTLDEIPNDITEKTPASFEPTLDYVVVKAPRFAFEKFPQADSTLTTTMKSVGEAMAIGRNFTEALQKALRSLEKKGSQFTFVGEPGDKAELLREAVRPTDGRINTVMQAIRAGATPQEVFDATKIDPWFVDQLFLIKEIADELAAAEKLEPELLAEAKRHGFSDVQIAEIRGLREDVVREVRHALGVRPVYKTVDTCAAEFAAKTPYFYSSYDEESEVAPREKPAVIILGSGPNRIGQGIEFDYSCVHASFALSDAGYETVMVNCNPETVSTDYDTSDRLYFEPLTLEDVLEIVHAETLAGPVAGVVVQLGGQTPLGLSQALKDNGVPVVGTSPEAIHAAEDRGAFGRVLAEAGLPAPKHGTATTFAGAKAIADEIGYPVLVRPSYVLGGRGMEIVYDEARLESYIAESTEISPTRPVLVDRFLDDAIEIDVDALYDGEELYLGGVMEHIEEAGIHSGDSACALPPITLGGFDIKRLRASTEAIAKGVGVRGLINIQFAMAGDILYVLEANPRASRTVPFTSKATAVPLAKAAARISLGATIAELRAEGLLPKNGDGGTLPLDAPISVKEAVMPWSRFRDVHGRGVDTVLGPEMRSTGEVMGIDAVFGTAYAKSQAGAYGPLPTKGRAFISVANRDKRSMIFPARELVAHGFELLATSGTAEVLKRNGINATVVRKLSEGEGPNGEKTIVQLIHDGQVDLIVNTPYGTGGRLDGYEIRTAAVARSVPCLTTVQALAAAVQGIDALNHGDVGVRSLQEHAEHLTAARD